The Polyangium aurulentum genomic interval AGGCACCTCCGCACTGCCTGTCGACTTTCCATCCGTACCATACCCGGATGGAGATCTGTCAAGCCGAAGACGGTCGCTGTCGGGGTCCCGGAGCGCGCGGTCAGCTCGAGAGCAGCGAGGCGAGGCGGCCGAGGCCTGCGCGCGGGTCGGCGCTCTGGGTCTCGATGAGCGCGCGGAGCTGGGCGATGGCGCCTCCTTCGGCCACCACGCGGCGCGCTTTCTCGACGCCCTCGGCGAGGGTCTGCGACTTGCCCATCACCTTCAGGCACGCGGCGGCGTTGAGCAGCAGGATGTCGAGCACCGGGCCTTCGTGCTTGCCTGCGAGCGCGCGCGCGACGAGGCGCGCGTTGTCGTCGACGGTGGCGCGGGTCGCGACCTCTTCGTAGGTCGCCTCGCGCAGGCCCACGTCGCCGGGGCGCAGGGTGTAGCGGGCGATGGTGCCGTCGGCGAGCAGCTCGCCCACGTGGGTCGGGCCCGAGATGCTCAGCTCGTCCATGAAGCGGCCGGGGTGCCCGTCGGCCTCGCCGCAGGGGACGAGGCCCGTGCGGTAGCCCATGCCGCGCATGACCTCGCACGTCAGGCCCACCAGCGCGGGGTCGGGGACGCCCATGACCTTGTGCCGCTCGCCGCTGTGCATCGCGACGGGGCCGCCGAGGTGGATCGACGTGCCCATGCGGATCTGCCCGAGCACCCGCGCGATGCCCGAGCTCATGAAGGCGCGCCCGACGATCGACGTGAAGCCGAGCCGGCAGCGCTCGGTGCTCTTCACCTGCGCTTCGCCCGGCACGTCGCCGTCGACGCCCCAGCGGACGAAGATGTCCGACGAGCCGCTCACGCCCGTCAGCGCCGGCGAGCTCACCTTGTGGACGTAGACGCCGCAGGCGGCCGCGATCACGGCTGCGCCCGAGGTGACGTTCACGGTCTTGAGGGTGTCCATGCCCATGCCGCACAGGCCGAGGTGCGGCTCGGGTGCGCGGACCGTGTGGGGGAAGTAGCGGCTCCACTCCTCGGTGAAGCTCTCGGCCACGCCCACCATCTCGTCCTTCGTCTCGCCCTTGGTGCGCAGGGCCGCGATGAACGCGCCCTGGTGCAGCGCGGGCTGCTCGTCGCGGAAGATCTGGCGGTAGGCCTCGCGGACCTCTTCGCGGGTGAGGTCCTCGCGCCCCTCGAGGCGCGTGATGAGGCGCCCGAAGGCGCGCAGCTTGGTTTCGTCGGTCATGAGGCAGATCGCGCGCCGGGGCAGACCGGCGAACCGCGAGACTGTACCCCAAGCCGCCCCGGCGCCGAACCCCCAACCGGCGATCGAGGTGACAAACCCCCCTCGGGGGGGCCGCTCAGGACGTCGCGACGAGCGAGGACACGCGTTTGCCGAAAGCGGGATCACCGTTTTGGCCCGCCCGGGCCTCGGCTTCGGCCAGGAGGGCGGCGACGCGGTCGGTTCGCCCTTGCGCGCGCAGGACGGCGACGAGGCGCTCGACGGCGTCGAGCCAGATCTCCACGGCGCTGCGGCGGGACAGGCGCTCGGCTTCCTCGAAGTGGTCGAGGGCCGTGGTTGCGCGGCCGGCGCGCTCGGCGAGGTCGCCGAGGAGCAGGTGGCACTTGATGGCGCGGCTCGTCAGGCCGAGGTCGGCGCACAGCTCGAGGGCGCGGGTCGCGTGGACCTCGGCCTCTTGCAGCGCGCCCTTCTCGCGCAGGTGGTGGGCGAGGTGGAAGCCGCTGTAGGCCTGGGCGAGCACGTTGCCCTCGCGCAGGGCGACCGCGTGCACGGCCTTCTGATCGGCGATGGCCTCGTCGAGGCGGCCCATCGCGGCGAACGTCATGGCGCGGCCCGAGCGCGCGGCCACCTGGCCCCAGACGGCCGCGAGCGGGTCGCCTTGCAGGGCCAGCTCTTCGCCGGCCTCGATCGCGCGCTCGAAGACCTCGAGCGCGGCCGCGTACCGCCCGACGTCGCGCAGGAGGTTGCCGAGGTCGTGACCGGCGCGCACGACGGCGGGCAGATCGTCCGAGTCGCGCAGGGTCTCCCAGCCCTTCCGGGCGAGCGCGAGCCCCTCCTCGAGGCGGCCCTGGGTGCGGAGCTGGAAGCCCCGCGTGCACATGGCCTGGGCGGCGTCGAAGGGCCTGCCGGCGCGGCGGAACAGCTCCTCGGCGCGCTCGAGGCGGCTCGCGGCCTCCGACCACTGCGCCCGCTGGTAGGCGGTCTCTGCGCGGAGCTGATGGCAGCGCGCGCTCGCGGTGAGCGCCTCCTCGCGCTCGTCGCCTTCGAGCAAGTTGAGGCTCTGCTCGACGCGATCGCCGGCCTGGTCGAAGCGGCCGAGCCAGAAGAGCGCGATGGCGAGATCGAAGAGCGATCGCGCGGCGGCGAGGGGCTCGTCGTAGGAAAGGCGGGTGCGGAAGGTCTCGGCCGTGAGCAGCGCCTCGACCGCGTCGGCGAAGGCGCCGAGGGCCACGGCGCGCCGGCCGAACAGGCGCCCGTAGCGAACGATCTGCGCGATCTCGTCGGTCTGGCTGTAGTGGTGGAAGAGGGCCGAGAGGTGCGGGGCGAGCTGGTCCTTGTGCAGGCGCTCGATG includes:
- a CDS encoding anthranilate phosphoribosyltransferase, producing MTDETKLRAFGRLITRLEGREDLTREEVREAYRQIFRDEQPALHQGAFIAALRTKGETKDEMVGVAESFTEEWSRYFPHTVRAPEPHLGLCGMGMDTLKTVNVTSGAAVIAAACGVYVHKVSSPALTGVSGSSDIFVRWGVDGDVPGEAQVKSTERCRLGFTSIVGRAFMSSGIARVLGQIRMGTSIHLGGPVAMHSGERHKVMGVPDPALVGLTCEVMRGMGYRTGLVPCGEADGHPGRFMDELSISGPTHVGELLADGTIARYTLRPGDVGLREATYEEVATRATVDDNARLVARALAGKHEGPVLDILLLNAAACLKVMGKSQTLAEGVEKARRVVAEGGAIAQLRALIETQSADPRAGLGRLASLLSS